One part of the Arthrobacter tumbae genome encodes these proteins:
- a CDS encoding geranylgeranyl reductase family protein, whose translation MSVLIIGAGPAGSTAAYYLAAAGIETTVVEKTFFPREKVCGDGFTPRAVREIQLLGLPHGEELGWRRNKGLRLLAGGRTVELPWPELSDFPSYGLVRTRLGFDEQLASHARSAGAQILEGHSVTEAVRDGSGRVTGVVVNVLGPNGRRTGEQKTLSADVVLAADGNSTRTAVSLGMAKRDDRPLGVAVRTYFTSPRHEDPWMEGWLELPDASGKPLPGYGWVFGVGDGTSNVGLGILNSSASFGKLDYKQVLRDWTAGMPAGWGFTEENQVGEIRGAALPMGFNRTPHYSPGLLLLGDAGGMVSPFNGEGISYAMESARYAAEFIERSLTASPGSGRDTVLAGYAPYVRDQWGSHFTLGRIFAGLIGKPAILRLALRTGMPIPVLMRFVVRMLANLTDSSPKGFEDRLIHVLEKLVPATSNQ comes from the coding sequence GTGTCAGTCCTCATCATCGGTGCGGGGCCTGCCGGGTCCACAGCCGCCTATTACCTGGCCGCCGCAGGGATCGAAACGACGGTTGTCGAGAAGACGTTCTTCCCCCGGGAGAAAGTGTGCGGTGACGGTTTCACGCCGCGCGCCGTCCGGGAGATCCAGCTGCTTGGGTTGCCGCATGGCGAGGAACTCGGTTGGCGGCGGAACAAGGGTCTGCGGCTGCTGGCCGGAGGCCGTACGGTGGAGCTTCCCTGGCCCGAGCTGTCCGACTTCCCCTCCTATGGGCTGGTACGCACACGCCTCGGCTTCGATGAGCAGCTCGCCTCGCACGCCCGGTCCGCCGGTGCGCAGATTCTTGAGGGCCATTCCGTCACCGAAGCGGTGCGGGATGGATCCGGGCGGGTGACCGGCGTCGTCGTCAATGTTCTGGGGCCCAACGGTCGCCGGACCGGCGAGCAGAAGACACTGAGCGCCGACGTTGTGCTGGCTGCGGACGGTAACTCGACGCGGACTGCGGTGAGCCTTGGCATGGCCAAGCGGGATGACCGGCCGCTGGGCGTGGCAGTGCGTACCTACTTCACGAGTCCCCGGCATGAGGATCCGTGGATGGAGGGCTGGCTGGAGCTGCCGGACGCCTCCGGGAAGCCGCTGCCCGGTTACGGCTGGGTATTCGGTGTGGGCGACGGCACCTCGAACGTGGGTCTGGGGATTTTGAACTCCTCGGCGTCGTTCGGGAAGCTTGACTACAAGCAGGTATTGCGTGACTGGACCGCCGGGATGCCCGCAGGGTGGGGGTTCACCGAGGAGAACCAGGTCGGTGAGATCCGTGGTGCGGCGTTGCCGATGGGCTTCAACCGCACTCCGCACTATTCACCCGGACTGTTGCTGCTGGGGGACGCCGGGGGCATGGTGTCGCCGTTCAATGGTGAGGGCATCTCCTATGCGATGGAGTCGGCGCGGTATGCGGCCGAGTTCATCGAGCGGTCGCTCACCGCTTCGCCAGGGTCCGGACGGGACACCGTGCTTGCCGGCTACGCGCCCTACGTCCGGGACCAGTGGGGGAGCCACTTCACCCTGGGGCGGATCTTCGCGGGGCTCATCGGTAAACCGGCCATCCTTCGCCTTGCGCTGCGCACGGGCATGCCCATCCCCGTGCTGATGCGGTTTGTTGTGCGCATGCTGGCCAATCTCACCGACTCCTCGCCGAAGGGCTTTGAGGATCGGCTGATCCATGTGCTCGAGAAGCTGGTGCCGGCGACCAGCAACCAGTAG
- a CDS encoding isochorismate synthase, translated as MSNPSPAAVATPLNQAPALRSITFERGDLQLDTGLLDFVVRSDVHTWIRRGGGIVAFGETARFTTHGPGRFADAQAWWREVVAAADVVDPLAQPGSGLVAFGSFAFSKTSRHLSRLIVPRILVGSREGKSWITYITDDDGAELSASAAEAELAAYLDEVEPEREPCPGDRLAPGILTEEQWMTAVSRGVAHIREGELSKLVLARDVVAELGSPISTSQVLRELAVRYSDCWTYSVDGLIGSTPEMLIKVEDQTARARVLAGTLDRSTEPAGDSGYAKRVLAGSEKQQHEHEIAIDSLTRQLEPFTRTMTSHSEPFVLELPNVWHLASDVSAELAVDTEGNVPSSLALVEALHPTAAVCGTPTTVAGELIRELEHLERGPYAGPVGWMDATGNGEWGIALRGAVVETPTRVRMYAGCGIVEASQPVAELAETWSKFRPMIEALGLRAPLRS; from the coding sequence ATGAGCAATCCGTCCCCTGCCGCAGTGGCGACGCCGCTGAATCAGGCGCCGGCACTTCGCAGCATCACCTTTGAGCGGGGCGACCTTCAGCTCGATACCGGCCTCCTGGACTTCGTTGTGCGGAGCGATGTTCACACCTGGATCCGGCGCGGCGGCGGCATCGTGGCCTTTGGGGAGACGGCGCGCTTCACCACGCACGGTCCCGGCCGCTTCGCGGACGCACAGGCGTGGTGGCGCGAGGTTGTTGCGGCGGCTGATGTCGTGGACCCCCTCGCCCAGCCGGGCAGCGGGTTAGTGGCATTCGGCTCGTTTGCCTTTTCGAAGACGTCCCGTCATCTGTCGCGCCTGATAGTGCCGCGCATTCTTGTCGGCAGCCGCGAAGGCAAGAGCTGGATCACCTACATCACGGACGACGACGGCGCAGAGTTGAGTGCCTCCGCCGCCGAAGCGGAACTCGCCGCCTACCTCGACGAGGTGGAGCCCGAACGCGAGCCCTGTCCGGGCGACCGGCTTGCCCCGGGAATCCTCACCGAAGAGCAGTGGATGACGGCCGTCAGCCGCGGAGTCGCGCACATCAGGGAAGGTGAGCTGAGCAAGCTCGTGCTCGCCCGCGATGTCGTCGCAGAACTCGGATCGCCCATCTCGACGTCGCAGGTGCTCCGTGAACTCGCTGTCCGGTATTCCGATTGCTGGACGTACTCGGTGGACGGGCTCATCGGCTCCACGCCGGAAATGCTCATCAAGGTCGAGGACCAGACCGCCCGTGCCCGGGTACTGGCGGGAACCCTTGACCGCTCAACTGAGCCCGCCGGTGACAGCGGATACGCGAAGCGCGTCCTGGCGGGTTCCGAGAAGCAGCAGCACGAGCATGAGATCGCGATCGACTCCCTCACCCGGCAGCTGGAACCGTTCACCCGGACCATGACATCGCACAGCGAGCCGTTTGTCCTTGAACTTCCCAACGTGTGGCACCTGGCATCGGATGTCAGCGCAGAACTGGCCGTGGACACCGAGGGCAACGTGCCGTCGTCGTTGGCTCTGGTGGAGGCGCTCCATCCCACTGCCGCCGTGTGCGGGACACCGACCACGGTGGCCGGCGAGCTGATCCGCGAGCTGGAGCACCTTGAGCGTGGCCCCTACGCCGGCCCGGTGGGATGGATGGATGCGACAGGAAACGGTGAATGGGGTATCGCCCTGCGCGGTGCCGTCGTCGAGACTCCCACCCGAGTCCGGATGTACGCCGGGTGCGGAATCGTCGAGGCGTCCCAGCCGGTCGCGGAACTGGCGGAAACGTGGAGCAAGTTCCGGCCGATGATCGAGGCGCTGGGGCTGCGGGCACCACTACGATCCTGA
- a CDS encoding demethylmenaquinone methyltransferase yields the protein MNRASLDKRPDEVAAMFDDVAPKYDVVNDVLSLGQTHRWRRIVVDAVNAEAGDRVLDLAAGTGTSSEPYADAGVNVIACDFSLGMLRVGKRRRPDIDFIAGDATDLPFADNSFDASTISFGLRNVDRPTRALEEMLRVTKPGGRLVIAEFSQPVIPLWRTLYTEYLMRALPAIATKVSSNPAAYVYLAESIRAWPNQDELAGWITQSGWGSVAYRNLNGGIVAVHRATKPEDTITTTAAGSQTRGRRRSSRAAN from the coding sequence GTGAATCGAGCATCGCTGGATAAGCGTCCCGACGAAGTTGCCGCCATGTTTGACGACGTGGCGCCCAAGTATGACGTCGTCAATGACGTGCTGTCGCTGGGGCAAACCCACCGCTGGCGGCGGATTGTCGTTGACGCCGTGAACGCGGAGGCCGGGGACCGGGTGCTGGACCTCGCAGCCGGAACGGGCACCTCGAGCGAGCCCTACGCGGACGCCGGGGTGAACGTCATCGCGTGTGATTTCTCACTCGGAATGCTGCGTGTGGGCAAGCGCCGCCGGCCGGATATCGACTTCATCGCCGGAGACGCCACCGACCTTCCCTTCGCGGACAACTCCTTTGACGCCTCCACCATTTCCTTCGGCCTGCGCAATGTAGACCGGCCCACCAGGGCGCTCGAGGAGATGCTCCGCGTCACCAAACCTGGCGGACGGCTGGTCATTGCCGAGTTCTCCCAGCCCGTCATTCCACTGTGGCGCACCCTGTACACGGAGTATCTGATGCGGGCGCTTCCGGCAATCGCCACCAAGGTCAGCTCCAACCCCGCCGCCTATGTCTACCTCGCCGAGTCCATCCGCGCCTGGCCCAACCAGGACGAGCTCGCGGGCTGGATCACGCAGAGCGGCTGGGGATCGGTCGCGTACCGCAATCTCAACGGCGGCATCGTCGCTGTGCACCGCGCCACCAAACCGGAAGACACCATCACGACGACGGCGGCCGGCTCCCAGACGCGCGGCCGGCGCCGCAGCAGCAGGGCTGCCAACTAG